Proteins co-encoded in one Papaver somniferum cultivar HN1 chromosome 5, ASM357369v1, whole genome shotgun sequence genomic window:
- the LOC113280260 gene encoding fasciclin-like arabinogalactan protein 21, translating to MACSCSHWWHAPIYMIITVILAIVAVSPPNPNTHNPPPPPIQHEISSNASLALRNSGFHFMATLLQISPELILSSPSSSSTFFAIRDETISNLSLPPRLLKDLLKFHTFPSKLTIQDLLNKPENTCLQTLLQGKNVTVTKIDSKQSTVEINGVLISNPGIFNQGPYIIHGVLAPFSTIDLHLGSDHFIQSSNCGSISNSGGKSRTRVSWNSILRTLSSNGFVPFAIGLNSLLNNGVHKKQLNLMHSVTIFAPAELSYVASSPSPLLEKIVMIHLVTGTWSYKQLLAASSAATPLTTLVPDIDLQITQFNSSTTENEEILSVNGVEITAPDVLHSNGFIIHRISRPIGMAKLSQPHVRSFSG from the coding sequence ATGGCGTGTTCTTGTTCACACTGGTGGCATGCACCAATCTACATGATAATCACTGTAATTCTTGCAATTGTAGCAGTTTCACCACCAAATCCAAATACCCacaacccaccaccaccaccaattcaACACGAAATCTCATCAAATGCTTCATTAGCATTAAGAAATTCTGGGTTTCATTTCATGGCTACACTTCTACAAATCTCACCTGAATTAATcctttcatcaccatcatcatcatcaacgttTTTCGCTATTCGAGATGAAACCATCTCCAATCTTTCTCTTCCACCACGTTTACTAAAAGATCTTCTGAAATTTCATACCTTTCCATCTAAACTCACGATTCAAGATCTTTTAAACAAACCTGAAAACACCTGTTTGCAAACACTTCTTCAAGGGAAAAACGTTACTGTAACAAAGATTGATAGTAAACAGAGTACTGTTGAAATTAACGGAGTCTTGATTTCAAACCCTGGTATTTTCAATCAAGGTCCTTACATAATTCATGGTGTTCTTGCACCCTTTTCTACAATCGATCTTCATCTGGGTTCTGATCACTTTATTCAATCTTCAAATTGTGGGTCTATTTCAAACTCTGGTGGTAAATCAAGAACAAGGGTTTCTTGGAATAGTATTCTCAGAACCTTAAGCTCGAATGGGTTTGTTCCATTTGCTATTGGATTGAATTCACTACTTAATAACGGAGTACATAAAAAGCAGTTGAATTTGATGCATTCCGTAACAATTTTTGCACCAGCAGAACTTTCTTATGTAGCTTCATCACCTTCACCATTGTTGGAAAAGATTGTAATGATTCATTTAGTAACTGGCACATGGTCATACAAACAACTTCTTGCAGCTTCTTCTGCAGCAACTCCTCTGACAACTTTAGTTCCAGATATAGATCTTCAGATAACACAGTTTAATTCCAGCACTACTGAGAATGAAGAGATTCTTTCTGTTAATGGAGTGGAGATAACTGCACCAGATGTCTTGCATTCAAATGGGTTTATTATTCATCGGATTTCTCGACCTATTGGGATGGCGAAGCTTTCACAACCACATGTTCGATCCTTTTCAGGTTAA